aaaatttttacaataaatttttttatggtttctcgatttttgaaaattttaaaaattgtttttcgaattttgaaatgaaaaaaaattgtttttagattttttgaacattttttcaaaatttttatttttcgacttttcttATAACATGTGTTTTTcaatctatgaaaatttttacaatatttttttttgtttctcaatttttgaaattttaaaaaattattttcgaattttggaattaaaaaaattttagttttcgatttttgaacatatttaaaataaaaactttatttttttgattttccttataacttttgatttttttcccaattttttgaaaacttttttcgatttttgaaaaaaaaagtatttcgtttttttttactttttttgagaaaaaattatatgaagaGGCATTTCCGTAGAGAACATTtattattatagaaaaaatacgatctcacaaaaataaacaacgacgcaacgacactccgctatttttaagccccgcccacgaTTTCATTTGCACTGCGGCCGCACATTTCAGTGCAAATGAAAtcgtgggcggggcttaaaaatagcggagtgtcgttgcgtcgttgtttatttttgtgcgatcgtattttttctataatagaAAATATGCACCAatatttttccggtttttcgaattttgaacattttaaaaaaatacattttgttttttgaattttggaaattaccaatttttttttcaattattttaaaatagtttttttttaattttaattatttaaaaattttaaaaaaattagtttttctatttttgaaaatataataatttttccattttttagcatttgtttttcaatttttaatttctttttcgacttttggagaaaaacatagtttttcgatgtttactttcatttaattttacttcttttttaaaaattatatgaaaaaaagtcTCACAAACCTCCAGATAACAAATCAGACCGCTCATCTTCATTGACCAATTTCGCCTTCTCATACCACTTTGCGAACTTTCCTTTGCCAAGATTCACACGATTTTCAAGATTTGCCAACGAATGAAACAAGGCAAATGTTCCACAAgcatttccaatttcttcgCTTTGATTCATAAAGAACACTCCTTCCGGCTTTTCTCCATTCTTCTCCACTTCCTCATATTGTTTCGACAGAAATTCGCGTGCTTCTGCGCTTGGAAAGCACAGAATCAGAGCAAGTTGTGGTGTTGGAACGAATTGGAGCATCTCGTCATCGAACGAGTAGACATCGACACATTCCAATCCGGttattccgatttttttgagaaacttaaatttttatttagttaAAATCAgcaagtatttgaaaaaaacttaccggGTTGATAGTTTCTGGATTTGATTCCAAAGCTTGCCAGCCTCCCTTTCCTTTTGTAGTCATCTGAAATAGAATATTAGAAAAACGTTTCTAAAATCTAGAAAAGTAAATTACGGAGATCGATTCGATTACCAGACAAATATAACGttgtttaaaagaaaatagattctgaaaataaaatctttaaTACACGGTaacataaataaattaaatatgtACAAAAACTCGAATGAAATCATTATTTCTAAATCCCAACGAGTGCCATTGCCGAGAAGCTGAGCTTTTGCACATTGTCCATGAGATCTTTGATAGAGGTAGAAAATGCATCTCTGATCATCGTAGAATCGGTAGTTGCTCCGAGGGGACGCGGAAATGGTGAgcatgaatctgaaaattaaaaattgtttaaatttgagTGCTCTTAAATTGGCTATTACCAATTTCAAAGAGTTGACCATTTTTGTTGACATATGTAATAAAATGATAAGCCACGTGTTCTGGATGCTCGGTTTCTCCTTCTTCTGCTGTCTCTTTGTGAGCTTCGGCAAGATCagtgtctgaaatttttctgattaaaattttttaaattgcaagTTCCCTGTACCTGCAAGCAATAAATCCGATCGTTCGCCTTCACCGACTAGCTTGGCCTTTTCGAAccattttgagaattttccatttcctAGATTCACACGATTCTCAAGATTTGCCAATGAGTGGAACAAGGAAAACGTTCCGCATGCATGTccgatttcttttttctgattcatAAAGAAAATTCCATCGGGCTTTTTTCCATTCTTCTCCACCTCTTCATACTGCTTTGCACGAAACTCGCGAACTCCGGAACTTGGAAAACAGAGAATGAGAGCAAGTTGAGGTGTCGGAATAAATTGGAGCATCTCGTCGTCGAAGGAGAACACATCAACACATTCCACACCACTCACtccaatttttgagagaaactaaaaatttaaatctgtgaacttttatttcttttaatttcCTACCGGATTTATTGTCTCTGGGTTCGATTCCAAAGCTTGCCATCCTCCTGTTGCGCTAGCCATCTGGAAGCtgttttagtgaaaaaatacttttagaAAGGTGTGAAAAAGATAGGTTAATGAAATTGCAATCAAATCACTGttactgaaatataaaattttaaattagaaacattttcatagaTATGCGAGAaagcaattaaaattttgaaaaaaaaattaaatatacaaaaatcaCAGGCGTAAAGCGAGAATCAAGATCAAAGTGTTAAAGCATGGATTTTATTGATTGACAACTGCAATTGCCGAGAAGCTGACGTTGTCGAGTTTCTCAATGAGATGTTGGCACGCAGCTCCGGCGTCCTTGACGAGAGTTGCATCAGAAGTTGGACCGATTTCACGAGCGAACGGGCGGCGAGAATCTGGAAAACCAGAAATTAAAATGGAAAACGTATGAAAAAACTATACCGATCTCGTAGAGAATTCCATTCTTTCCGACGAAACAAATGAAATGATGCTCAACGTCTCCTGAAGGTGCTGTCTGCCCATCGGTTGCTGCGGCAGCATGGATTCCAGCTAGCTcagcatctgaaaataattatttgcaatttattcattttcagaatagcTTACTATTAGCTAGAAAATCCGAACGTTCCTCAATTCCAACCTTTTTCGCCTCGGCCAGCCATTTCGCAAACGAGCCGTCCCcttgaataataaaaataatttttatttatgccgttttgagaaaaataaataaattgagaaattcaaataattgtaatgatttttttcaaataaatatgttttaaaatcgATAGAAACAATCTGATTGAGAACAAAAGGTTTGTCATCACtgcaaaaaatgacatttgaaTTTAGCGACAGAGCGCATTTTTGTTAATCGATGGCAAAgacgattttcagaaaatatattcgaagtgttttatttttgaataaataattgaaaaactcgTTTAAAACTGTGtgaaaaacagcaaaaacaAGATATTCaaagataatttcagaaaaaaataaaatgtttttagacaCACTACAGTAGAAGGCTACTGTAGTTGCAAATATACGTGCCTTCGGTGTTTGcagaattattgattttttggtatttttaattgaaaatttttaattttacctAGATTAATACGATCTTCAAGATTAGCGAGGGAATGGAAGAGAGCGAATGTTCCACAAGCATTcgagattttctgaaacatttttttctactaTTTCGCTTCCATTCAAAACTTTCCGTACCTGTTTCATAAAAAACACCGAATCGTCAGCTGCTTTCGCTTGCTCGTAGATCGGCTTCATAATCTCGTCAACCTAAATTTTCTTTGTCATGCTCGTaatatctcaaattttgtcaCAAAAAATACCTTTTTGTATTCCGGGAAGCATAGGATAACTGCGTGCTGAGGTTTTCCGATTGACTCGTCATCAAAGAACAACACATCGACAGTCTTCACGCCACTCACTCCCATTTTTTCGATCATCTAAAAACGGAGGAAGAATTAAATTAGATTGTGTGCGTGTACTGGCGACGACGCCACCGAGACAACGAACCGGATTGATGACACTTGGATTCGATTCGAGCGGAGTCCATGGAGCGGCCATATTTagacagtttttttggttctgaAGAAAATATTCAGTAATAAAATCTGTTTATGAAAATCTTcctatgaaaaataaatgcaaagaATTTTTCTCGAACAATAGTTGTTTACGGGTCTGCTCAAAAAAGCCAATCAATAGCATAATATTGTGAATACCCAATGCGCtaatatatttctgaattatcaaaaaaggttttaattgaattatgatttattaacaacttttttcgtaaaaagtgaaatatttGAGAGAAAGCAGAGGACAAAAAAACGGACAAACGGATCAATGCATTGAATGAGGAGCGAAAAGCAGCAGGGAAAGAAGGCGTGACGACGCCAAAGCGAACACACACTCGACCAGCACCGACTGGCTCTCGCAGCAAGAGATGTCGCTTTAATTACGTGTCGTCGTTGCAGAGTCCGAAATGAAATGCGCAGAAGGAGAGAAGCATTGGTGAAAACAAAAGAGACAAAAAAGACGGGAACCCATAGGAAGAAGTGACTTATATATATCTTGGGGGACGGCAATACTTataattaacaaattttttaaaattcaaaaacttgggGCAGAGACTGCTGGTTTGGGAtaaatatgaaacattttgaagtttttaaattataatttgaaataaaataacaagATGCACAAAAGGTAAAACAATTGGGGTTTTTGGAAGTTGCATAGAATTTACTTGGTCTTCTTCGTTTCTTTGCCATTATtgttatttccatttttctttgtcGGAGATTCAGTtccagaatctgaaaataaataaatttttagaaatcagAATCCGAATATTTTAAAGTACCTTTCTTTGCGTCTTTCTTCTCGGTTTTCTTGGCTTGTTGGCTTTTTCTTGGTCCAGTAGGGAATACTTGGTCGATGATGATAACGATGAACTGGAAATCACGATGTTTACagaaatttctatttaaaaaactcacgaaTCCAAGAACACATCCGAGAGCAAGAGTAACTCCGGCGAAGAGTCCGTAGCTGGCCCATGATGGGATTCCCTTATCTTCGACGAGATGGTTGTGCAAGTCACGAACCGACATCGAAAGTTTGAAGAAGACGGCAACGACggccattctgaaaaaaattataatattatttttgctgTGCCACAAAAAAGCGTACTGCTTAGAGTTTGGATGCTTGTAGTCTGGAACTGGGTCGATCACACGGTATTTCTTATCCTCGACGAATGAAATGAAGTCATTCTTGTCACGAGCTCCAGAATATTGACGGAAGACACCATCCTTgacgctgaaaaaaaaaacgttcgatttttgtagaaataaatagctttcaaaaactcactgataAATTGTTGGGAGAGCTGTGACAAGGAATCTACCGGAAAGTCCTGGATTGACGGTAACATCGACTTCTCCAACCTTGATTCCAAGATCATCAGACCAGTCGGCGAATGCGTTCCATGCTTTTTGAAGATCCTTGCAAGCTGGGCACCATGGAGCATGgctggaattttaaaagttatttttttcaaatgatctaGACCTAACTCTTCTATAGCTATTTAGAAAGATTCTAATAACCAACAGTGAattcaaattatgaaaagatTCTACTCTATATCTTTTCATATCATAGGTACTAGTAAGATGGAATTTAATTGAGATTTTCATCTCggcggatttttaaaaatttatcagttatcaattttgtagttttgtaactaattaaaatgtttttaaagtgTATGCTTGAGAACCTTAGTAGTTAATTCTACCAAGTACAAACTATATACATTGTTCCAAATTGGAGCTTTCAATGAAACAACTTACAATTCAATCATCCACTCTCCCTTCATAAGATCTGTCCAGTTTTCCTCATTGAGAAAGACGAGCTTGGAAGATCTGGTAGGTCCCCCCGAGACTCCAACGGCGAAAAGTCCGAGCACGGCGAGCAATCGGAGCAGCATTCTGGAATTGACTTGTTTTATAGATGTCATAGAGTGACCAGGAAGGATGATGAAGAATTGAAGGAATGTAGAGAAACATAGAAAGCGGAAGATTGAAAACGAAAAGCAGCGCCTATGGTGTGAAGAGAAGACACAAGAGGAAGACGTCGGTCGGAGTGAAGGGATATATCTCGGCGGCGGGGTGTACGGTCGGCAGACACGCACACACATTATCGCCGTCGCCGCAGTTCGTTTTGCAGttcgaaaagagaaaaaagaaggctACCGGTTTCATCTTGTTCTTAAGCCACGTATTACTAGCCATCTTCTAcaggaaaaaaaccaaaaagagaCAACTATCAAAACATCAAGAGTAGACCAACTGAGCCTGTACACAACTTGCAGAATAGCGGGGAAATAGTATGATTCTGTAATGCCAAtgcaaatatatttatttgcaAATACCAAATACCCACAGATTGTTTGTCTAACAGAAAATATGAGCGTTAATGCTCATGTCGAAATTATAAAGGcccactttttttcagtaatcaaATTATGCAAGTCATATTGTCCATTTTGGAATTGCGAAAAAATAATCGGCTTATAATATTTTTGCTGCCCTCACAGTTACAGatcaataattaatttctacaaagaaaaagaaacaaaaatgggTAGATATCTTGTATCCAGAGCATGTATTAAAAAGAAGGTGGAAGTCGCATCGTCCGCGCTCAAAGGGTCAAGGATATTCCCCCTCCAGTATGTAGGTACTGTCGTACACTCACCCATACACACACACTAAAAACAACTTATCTCTCTCTTGTCTTCCCGTATTCGTTGAAACACGCCGATCCGCAATTATTGATCGAGTTGTGAAGTGGATAACTAGATTACTAGGTCTTCCTGCTGACGTTTATTAATGAATAGCGTCTGTGATAGCGACTAATcggtcaattaaaaaaaaccgacgCGGCGAGCTGATTTGGGTCAAATTATGGTGAAGATCAACAAGCCAATCGATTTGACTATTAGGTTACTTTGCCAAGATAAGAAAATGAGATTTAAGAAGTGAAATAGGAGAAAGAAAAGATTAAAACAAAACTCtaaattatttagaaatttgtttttagagAAGCCTCAAACATGGAATAAATTCCAATCCTACTATTGtggcaaattttgattttaaaaaatgaaaaaaaaagcatggGAAGTTTTTTAATATCGTAATTTAgggaaaaagtcaaaagtcaCTTAAAGGCACACGCTGTTAATctgagtgggtctcgccacgatcgtGGTAGCTATAAATGCCAAAATTCACAACATTTTCACCTAGTCTCACTAttttaaaagtgaattttttcaacgaaaagtAGTTGCTTCTGCAAAAACTGATATTTACAAATTTGGAACAATTGGTCAAGTACAAATTTACACAAGGGATATTCAAAAGATTCAGAGATAaactttcattaaaaattgtttaaaaattaaaaaatgattttctttaGTCAATTTACTATTACTACTGCGACTATGCATTTAAAATTCGTTTAATTATTTCTAGATCTTCTATTTAAGTGCACAGTCTAAAAAGTTGCATaaatttaattctaaaaaagcaaacatCTCTGTTTCAACGATCAAAATGGGAGGAAAAAGCCATAGAAACGCCTGGGGACAGGTCGTTATCCAACACGGAAGGAATAAGGATTGCTGGAATGAATGGTCAACACACCGCCTCTTCCTCGTACCCTCATTTCGCTACTTCTCGCGATTCTCTCGCCTAGAACCTGCTTTCTGTACAGATGATTTGTCTTCTTCTTTATTCTTGCAAACCCATATCCTCCACGTTGGCAGATTGATTGCTAGCTTCCAGAAATAAACAGATATACGAAATCAGAAACGAGTCACAAGTTATTTCGAAAGATAGATTGAAACAATTCGATCCGAAGATGCAATAAATTCATTGTTCAATAACTGAATACATAATACATTTACAAAAACGACAAGACGGCCTACttctttttttacattttaagtTTAAGGGAGCGGTTGGGAAATCGTTATAATTTATGGGGAAAATTTAGATGTTGGCATCATCGCAAGCCTTTAGAGCATCATCTCTCTCCTCCTCGAGTTCCTTGGTGGTAGCAGCGATCTTTCCCTTGGCAAAATCGTCGAAGCTAAGACCTTGAACAATCTTCCATTCGCCACCCTCGATGGTAACTGGGAATGAGAAAATGAGTCCTTGTGGGATTCCGTATGAACCATCGGATGGGACAGCCATGGAGACGAATTGCCcctggaaaataaaatcttcattcaagttttaaaataattaaacttaCAGCCTTGGTTCCGAAATGCCAGTCGTGGATGTGATCACAAGCGGCCTTAGCGGCAGACATTGCAGACGAGAGCTTTCTCTTCTCAATGATGACTCCTCCACGCTTTTGGACAGTGGCGATGAATGGTCCTTGAAGGAAAGCGTTGTCTCCGACAGCGGCGTAAGCGTCGGTCTCAGTTCCGTTCTTGTTAACGGTAGCGTGGGTGACATCTGGGAATTGAGTTCCAGAGTGATTTCCCCAGATGATAACGTTCTTGACATTTCCGATGGTTGTTCCGGTTTTAAGGGCGAGTTGAGCAAGAGCACGGTTATGGTCCAATCTGGTCATGGCAGAGAAGTTCTTGGCTGGGATCTTTCCGGCGGCGTACTTGGCAGCAATGAATGCATTGGTGTTGGCTGGGTTTCCAACAACGATAACCTGAAAGTAAtggaaatattgaaagttTAACTGTGAATTCTGATCTCACCTTGGTGGTTGGCTTGGCATACTCAGCAAGAGCCTTTCCTTGTGACTTGAAGATCTTGACGTTGGCAGCAAGAAGATCTTTGCGCTCCATTCCCTCGCGTCTTGGCATGGCTCCGACCAAGAAAGCGTAGTCGATACCGGTGAAGGCCGACTTTTCATCAGTGACAGCAACAACGCTGAAAAGGGTTGGAAGAGCACAATCCTGGAGCTCAAAAACAACTCCTTCGAGAATGTTGGAGCATTGTGGGACGTCGAGAAGAACGAGCTCCACTGGTTGTTCCTTTCCGAATACAGTTCCGTCGGCGATGCGGATGACGATCGAGTAACCGATCTGACCAGCGGCTCCGGTGACCAAAACGCGAAGTGGGGcggacattctgaaaatttagcaatttaCACTAAGAAATGTGTGAATCGAAGCAAATAGAATATTCAGACAATTCgagaattcaataaaaaatgtccgGAGAAAAAACTGCCGAAACGCACGTTTTAGaggagcaaaaatgaaaatgaaagagaAAGAACAACAAAAACGATTGACCAGATAAAGAGATTGTTGTCGAATCATAAAATAACAGTTGGAAGTGATAAGATGTAAAAGATTTTTGTGGTACACACTTCTATGTATTGAAGACGAACcaaacaaatagaaaaaaataatagtcCAGCTAAGGAAGCGAGGCAACGAGAGATGACGTGAACAGAAGAGACTATTGGCGCCGCCCGTGGTTTTCTCTCGTTTCGCTGTCCAACGAAGCACTCTCAACTTGTCAACAAACCCTACGGCGCCGAACGTTTCAAATCGATGGCACTTTGAACAGAACTTGAGAAACGAGAGCGTGTATTGATTTGATCCACGAAATAGATAAGAATTTGTAAAATCACCgagtaaaattagaaaatttcgcGAAGATAGgagaaaaaatgcagaaaacaaAATCGTAAAACTCCATGTTGAGTAGGCAGAAAATGCGCTCTAATGGGAAAATTCGTTGGCGCTAATTCAAATCGAGAATTTTagagaattgaaaataaatagaaacattaaatattttcagaattattagTGAGTCCTCGCAAAACCAAAAGAGCAGACAAAGCAACAAATAAATGATTATCACTGGGAGATTCCCGATGACCAAGGCCGACCGCTGTAAACTAGACAAGTGAAAAGAGAGAGTGAGAATGGCAGAAAAGTTGTTGTTTGTCACGTAAACTGCCGAAGAGAATACGCCCTCCAAGACACGAGGTCATCAGAgagaagagcaaaaaaaagtgaaaatctGCACAAAAAGATCTACTCGGAGAAGTGTAGAATGAAAACTTTCACGTCAAATCTCGAGGTTTTAGAGAACTTTTATAAGCGCAATGAGAAGAAAGGTCATTTGTAAATAAGCGGCGACAAAGTAGCGGTTATAAAACGGAGGAAACTTTAACCGCGGTTAAAGTTCAAAGAACGATTTCGCACATGACGCGTGGATCATTGATGAGTGTTCAGTTATGAATGATCACCTGAACATAAATTTAATACataaaatgcagaaaattgagaaaagaaaCAGTCAAAACCGAAGAAAAgggagaaaacgagaaaaatcgatgaagatttgacagaaaaattaatatagtaatcttaaaggcgcacacaccaaaaatttttaataatttgccGCGCGTGTCGAGACCATTCCGCGTAATAAATGTGTccccctttaaagtcgtagcagtgaaaaaaatttttttggaaaggcaaaaaacaatagaaaaaaccGTCATAAACCACTGGAAAAAGTGTAAAATGAATAGAAATGTCAAAGTGGGCTTGATGATCACCGAAACACTAGAAACGAAGATagaattcagaaatttgcGGGTAGAGCAAAtccaaatgtcaaaaaaatctgtaaagcAGTCTCCGGAAAAATGGGCGGTTCTTTCTCTCgcgcaatttttttcctgtatttttttcatttaataaatgTGACCATCATGCCTGAGAAATGTGACCATCATGCCTAAGAAAAAACAGCATGTGTCTTTAAACTGACATGTTAAAATTTCGCGAAATTACGAGTGTGTAAAAGGTTTCGAAAAGTTCACCAAGAAAAGggttgaatttaaaaaattagatttcacAAAAACACATATGTTAATATGCGCACATATACTGTatgaacataatttttcagtccaAGAGATATTGTCTTATTCTATTACCTTCCGAAactattcaaattattttgagcaatttggaACCTCTTGAACTGTAagtttttgcaagttttattttcaatttaatattttgttttagttCTTTCTTTAACATAACTTTACTCAATTTATAAAACACAGTCCTTATTGAGTTATGAACTATCTATTCGAGAACACATAAATAGGAGAATTGTATCCCTTAAACCTGTAAAGCCAAGCGTGTAAAGTCAATGTGTCTATTTACTTACAATCATGAAAgttgatataaattttcataaaatttaaaataaatatctaTTTCAGAATCAATATCTCAAAATCAAACATGAGAGCAAAGGAAATAGTTACGGAGTTTGCAAGAAAACACCTGAGAGGATGTTATAATGTTGCTGCGTCAATCATGGTGCACAGAGTGTCCAAATCACAATCTGTacgaaaaatcagaaaacttggCGTCTCGAGCAACCTCGAGAACAATACAAGTTTTTCTATGAGGATAGACCAGTTTTGAAGAGAGTTAGTTCGGATCCGACGCAGTTAATTGAGTTCGCAACGGATGTTTTACATTGTCCAATTCGTTCGTTGACGCTAAATTTGGATGGGAATGCAGAACACCaccaatcaattttcagctgccTTACATCGAAAAATGAGTTAATGGAAGTGTGCATCAGTGGAACAGTTATTTCGAATGAGCAATATGAGaggaatttatttattaaatccGAAGTGATTATTTTTCGTTTCCCTCAATGGACGACTTTGAACCagcttttaaaattcaatttcaccaCAATAGTATTAAATCACTCATCGAATCTGACAGCAAAAGAGTGGAATATGTTCCTCCGTCACTGGATTTCTTCCCTTTCCAATCAAAACCTTCAACGTCTTGTGTTTTCGTTAAGCGACAGGGGTGACGTGCCAACTATTATGAATCTACCTCACCGTAAAATTGGATCAGGGAGATATGAAATAACTCGAATTGATGGAACAATTGCAGAATGTGCTATCTGTGGATTACATACCATCAACCAATTTAAAAACTCCTATTTGTGATGCAAACAAATTGATATCCTCACTATTGTactgttccaaaaattgtgcctatgtttttttctgaatgtgttttttttgatctttgaacttttttttgaaaaataaatctcaATGTCTTTGAAAAGTTAACTTACTGACATGAATACACCGATTGATTTCTTGTCGTCGTTTTAAACTTGGGTAAAAGTTTGGAACGAGTAGGATCAAGCTTGGGCTGGGCTTGGGTGCATAAATCTACTCCGtcaaagtttttctgaatataCACCTTTTTTATTCGTTCAGGTTTTTTCACATTTGAAGTCACCCTGTAGTATTGGCACTAGAGCTGCTCGTAGCGACCTAACATGAAGCTTGCGTGAACTGGTTGCACTTGTGTATTTGAGGAATgctataatttcaaaacttttctccCAGGTTAAACTTGGTTTATTTCCGCTGAATATAagtaaatttatgaaataatGCCTCGTGTTGTTTGTTCTATTTAAGTAGGCCTGGAAAGCGGTTGGTAGCAATCtgaaacctcaaaaaaaaacagatggAAGCCTGGGAAACGATCTAAAAAGTTATGCAAAACCTTTCAAGTGAGCTTATGTAGTTTTTATTACTGGAAACGGTCTGGAACATATAATTTCAagcgttttttaaaatttacttcatcattttcagaccaaaatgtaaaataaccaaggcaaataattatttaatttctgTGATTTCTGCCTTTTGTCCAGGTTGCCAAGTGTCCTCTATTGTCTTCTTCCCTGGAGATACGATATGATAGATTGTGGTCATTGACCCGCAGCCATAAATATGTATAACGACCCCACATTACAAGATACATTCATTCATTTACGTTTTTGTTCAACCGAGAGAGCTGTTCTCTGCTGTGCTCGGATTTTCAGACCTTTTTTGTTGatctcaaattttgtgtttaactcatagtgttt
This is a stretch of genomic DNA from Caenorhabditis elegans chromosome V. It encodes these proteins:
- the ubh-3 gene encoding Ubiquitin carboxyl-terminal hydrolase (Confirmed by transcript evidence), which produces MTTKGKGGWQALESNPETINPFLKKIGITGLECVDVYSFDDEMLQFVPTPQLALILCFPSAEAREFLSKQYEEVEKNGEKPEGVFFMNQSEEIGNACGTFALFHSLANLENRVNLGKGKFAKWYEKAKLVNEDERSDLLSGDTDLAEAHEETAEEGETEQSDHVDYHFITYVNKNGQLYEIDSCAPFPRPLGATTDSTMIKDASTAIKELMNNVKNLSFSAMALVGK
- the ubh-2 gene encoding Ubiquitin carboxyl-terminal hydrolase (Confirmed by transcript evidence); this encodes MASATGGWQALESNPETINPFLSKIGVSGVECVDVFSFDDEMLQFIPTPQLALILCFPSSGVREFRAKQYEEVEKNGKKPDGIFFMNQKKEIGHACGTFSLFHSLANLENRVNLGNGKFSKWFEKAKLVGEGERSDLLLADTDLAEAHKETAEEGETEHPEHVAYHFITYVNKNGQLFEIDSCSPFPRPLGATTDSTMIRDAFSTSIKDLMDNVQKLSFSAMALVGI
- the ubh-1 gene encoding Ubiquitin carboxyl-terminal hydrolase (Confirmed by transcript evidence), which gives rise to MAAPWTPLESNPSVINPMIEKMGVSGVKTVDVLFFDDESIGKPQHAVILCFPEYKKVDEIMKPIYEQAKAADDSVFFMKQKISNACGTFALFHSLANLEDRINLGDGSFAKWLAEAKKVGIEERSDFLANNAELAGIHAAAATDGQTAPSGDVEHHFICFVGKNGILYEIDSRRPFAREIGPTSDATLVKDAGAACQHLIEKLDNVSFSAIAVVNQ
- the dpy-11 gene encoding Thioredoxin-related transmembrane protein 1 (Confirmed by transcript evidence), whose protein sequence is MLLRLLAVLGLFAVGVSGGPTRSSKLVFLNEENWTDLMKGEWMIEFHAPWCPACKDLQKAWNAFADWSDDLGIKVGEVDVTVNPGLSGRFLVTALPTIYHVKDGVFRQYSGARDKNDFISFVEDKKYRVIDPVPDYKHPNSKQMAVVAVFFKLSMSVRDLHNHLVEDKGIPSWASYGLFAGVTLALGCVLGFFIVIIIDQVFPTGPRKSQQAKKTEKKDAKKDSGTESPTKKNGNNNNGKETKKTK
- the mdh-1 gene encoding Malate dehydrogenase, cytoplasmic (Confirmed by transcript evidence) — encoded protein: MSAPLRVLVTGAAGQIGYSIVIRIADGTVFGKEQPVELVLLDVPQCSNILEGVVFELQDCALPTLFSVVAVTDEKSAFTGIDYAFLVGAMPRREGMERKDLLAANVKIFKSQGKALAEYAKPTTKVIVVGNPANTNAFIAAKYAAGKIPAKNFSAMTRLDHNRALAQLALKTGTTIGNVKNVIIWGNHSGTQFPDVTHATVNKNGTETDAYAAVGDNAFLQGPFIATVQKRGGVIIEKRKLSSAMSAAKAACDHIHDWHFGTKAGQFVSMAVPSDGSYGIPQGLIFSFPVTIEGGEWKIVQGLSFDDFAKGKIAATTKELEEERDDALKACDDANI
- the F46E10.3 gene encoding F-box domain-containing protein (Confirmed by transcript evidence), which translates into the protein MNIIFQSKRYCLILLPSETIQIILSNLEPLELINISKSNMRAKEIVTEFARKHLRGCYNVAASIMVHRVSKSQSVRKIRKLGVSSNLENNTSFSMRIDQF